In Myotis daubentonii chromosome 16, mMyoDau2.1, whole genome shotgun sequence, one DNA window encodes the following:
- the FBXO39 gene encoding F-box only protein 39, whose protein sequence is MDEESQEIQPEDQSCWATLPDVCLRRVFWWLGDRDRSRAALVCKKWNQMMYSADLWRYRTITFSGRPSRVHASEFESALWYVKKFGRYLEHLEIKFLNPYNAVLTKKFQVTMRGLLSSLGKCNNRLRSLSIQHLELDRLVWRHSIRSSFVKSLSFFLKKMGKHLDYLNLKGARLTVEQGCHVLNSLSYLRNESMATELNIEDIFSHHLAVYSSPQFHKTMATFRNLASLTLNYNCISDELLENLCENNASTLWTINIKCHIHDPHGQVIWGMSWAKLARQAVNLKVNFFFERVMKYERLARILLQEIPIRSISLRSCYFSDPDWSMRPTLLDLLPTFRHTLQKLTFEFNNNHESLDKELHLLILSCRKLFYFKIWAFLDVKFVERILKSQEEGQCALRTLKVRIYTNRYETNEEDRTLREIYRKYRKLIDSELNYFVIAYPMM, encoded by the exons GTGGCTGGGAGACAGGGACAGGTCCAGGGCGGCCCTTGTCTGCAAGAAATGGAACCAGATGATGTATTCGGCCGACCTCTGGCGATACAGGACCATCACGTTCAGTGGGAGACCTTCCAGGGTACACGCCTCCGAGTTTGAGTCAGCTCTTTGGTATGTTAAGAAATTTGGTCGTTATCTGGAGCACCTGGAGATCAAATTCCTGAATCCTTACAACGCTGTCTTGACCAAGAAGTTCCAGGTCACCATGCGAGGCCTTCTTTCGAGCCTGGGCAAGTGTAACAACCGCCTGAGGTCTCTTTCCATCCAGCACCTGGAGCTGGACCGCCTGGTCTGGAGACACAGCATCAGGAGTTCGTTCGTCAAGAGCCTGagcttcttcttaaagaaaatggGCAAACACCTGGATTACCTCAACCTGAAAGGGGCCAGGCTGACTGTGGAGCAAGGCTGCCACGTCCTCAACTCCCTGAGCTACTTGCGGAATGAGAGTATGGCGACAGAGCTCAACATCGAGGACATCTTCAGCCATCACCTCGCTGTCTACAGCAGCCCCCAGTTCCACAAGACCATGGCCACGTTCCGAAACCTGGCGTCCCTGACCCTGAACTACAACTGCATCTCCGACGAGCTGCTCGAGAACTTGTGTGAGAACAATGCCAGCACCCTCTGGACCATAAACATCAAATGCCACATCCATGACCCCCACGGCCAGGTCATCTGGGGCATGTCCTgggccaagctggccaggcaggcTGTCAACCTGAAGGTGAACTTCTTCTTTGAGCGGGTCATGAAGTACGAGCGCTTGGCCCGGATCCTCTTGCAGGAGATCCCCATCAGGAGCATCAGTCTGAGAAGCTGCTATTTCAGTGACCCGGACTGGTCCATGCGGCCCACTCTCCTGGATCTGCTGCCCACCTTCCGGCACACTCTGCAG AAATTAACTTTTGAGTTCAACAACAACCACGAGTCACTCGACAAGGAGCTGCACCTCCTCATCCTATCCTGCAGAAAGTTGTTTTACTTCAAAATCTGGGCTTTCCTTGATGTGAAGTTCGTGGAGCGGATCCTGAAGAGTCAGGAAGAAGGGCAGTGTGCCCTGCGCACACTCAAG GTGAGAATTTATACAAACAGATATGAGACAAATGAAGAGGACAGGACGCTGCGGGAAATTTACCGGAAGTACAGAAAGCTGATCGATTCAGAGCTTAACTATTTTGTCATCGCCTACCCCATGATGTAA